Proteins encoded in a region of the Quercus lobata isolate SW786 chromosome 8, ValleyOak3.0 Primary Assembly, whole genome shotgun sequence genome:
- the LOC115955555 gene encoding probable amino acid permease 7 isoform X1, with amino-acid sequence MGGEEEDQESPLLGSASQPDEPEEPLKRTGTIWTSIAYIITGVIGAGVLSLAWTVAQLGWIAGPLLMIVFAGITIISTNLLCDCYRHPDPECGPARIRSYMEAVKVYLGEKSQKVSGVLVLEGLWGGAAAYVITAATSMRAIQKSNCYHKEGHQALCAYGDTFYMLLFGLVQIVMSQIPDFHKMEWLSVVAAMMSFTYSFIGIALGFAKVIENGKIMGSITGVPASTLANKLWLVFEAFGDIAFAYPYSIIVLEIQDTLKSPPPENQTMKRASMVAIFVTTCFYLCCGCFGYAAFGNDTPGNILTGFGFYEPYWLIDFANACVVLHLVGGYQIYSQPVFAFCERWFTKKFPNSGFVNNFYTIKLPLLPGFQWNLLRLCFRTAYVVSSTGIAMLFPYFNSVLGLLGALNFWPLTVYFPVEMYFVQKKVGAWTKKWIALQTFSFVCFLVTVVGFIGSLEAIISAKLS; translated from the exons ATGGGTGGTGAGGAAGAAGATCAGGAATCACCTTTACTAGGAAGCGCTTCTCAACCTGATGAACCTGAGGAGCCTCTCAAAAGAACAG GGACCATATGGACTTCAATAGCATATATAATAACAGGAGTGATTGGGGCAGGAGTTTTGTCTCTTGCATGGACTGTGGCTCAACTAGGGTGGATCGCAGGTCCATTACTCATGATAGTGTTTGCAGGCATCACAATTATTTCTACAAACCTTCTATGTGATTGCTATAGACACCCAGATCCTGAATGTGGCCCTGCTAGAATTCGGTCCTATATGGAAGCTGTCAAGGTGTATTTAG GAGAGAAGAGCCAGAAGGTGAGTGGAGTGCTTGTGCTGGAGGGCTTATGGGGGGGTGCAGCTGCCTATGTCATTACGGCTGCTACCAGCATGAG GGCAATTCAGAAATCAAACTGCTATCACAAAGAAGGGCACCAAGCTCTATGTGCATATGGTGATACTTTTTATATGCTGCTCTTTGGACTTGTTCAGATTGTTATGTCACAGATTCCAGATTTCCATAAAATGGAATGGCTTTCGGTTGTTGCTGCAATGATGTCCTTTACCTACTCTTTTATTGGAATAGCACTTGGCTTTGCAAAAGTAATAG AAAATGGGAAGATTATGGGAAGCATTACAGGAGTCCCGGCTTCTACTCTTGCCAATAAACTTTGGTTAGTCTTCGAAGCATTTGGGGACATTGCTTTTGCCTATCCGTACTCAATTATTGTTCTTGAGATCCAG GATACTTTAAAGTCCCCTCCCCCAGAAAACCAGACCATGAAGAGGGCCTCAATGGTTGCCATTTTTGTCACAACCTGTTTCTACCTCTGCTGTGGATGCTTTGGATATGCAGCCTTTGGAAATGATACACCAGGAAACATATTGACAGGATTTGGTTTCTATGAACCTTATTGGCTCATTGATTTTGCTAATGCCTGCGTTGTTCTTCATTTGGTAGGAGGATATCAG ATTTATAGTCAGCCAGTATTTGCATTTTGTGAAAGATGGTTTACCAAGAAATTCCCAAACAGTGGCTTTGTAAATAACTTCTATACCATCAAACTCCCATTGTTGCCGGGTTTTCAGTGGAATCTTCTCAGACTATGTTTCCGAACTGCATACGTTGTATCATCCACTGGAATTGCAATGCTCTTCCCTTACTTCAATTCAGTCTTGGGACTGTTAGGGGCCTTGAACTTTTGGCCTTTGACTGTATATTTCCCTGTGGAGATGTACTTTGTACAAAAGAAAGTAGGAGCTTGGACAAAAAAATGGATTGCACTTCAGACATTTAGCTTTGTCTGCTTTCTTGTGACAGTTGTCGGTTTTATTGGATCACTTGAAGCTATTATAAGCGCCAAACTCAGCTGA
- the LOC115955555 gene encoding probable amino acid permease 7 isoform X2, giving the protein MGGEEEDQESPLLGSASQPDEPEEPLKRTGTIWTSIAYIITGVIGAGVLSLAWTVAQLGWIAGPLLMIVFAGITIISTNLLCDCYRHPDPECGPARIRSYMEAVKVYLGEKSQKVSGVLVLEGLWGGAAAYVITAATSMRAIQKSNCYHKEGHQALCAYGDTFYMLLFGLVQIVMSQIPDFHKMEWLSVVAAMMSFTYSFIGIALGFAKVIENGKIMGSITGVPASTLANKLWLVFEAFGDIAFAYPYSIIVLEIQDTLKSPPPENQTMKRASMVAIFVTTCFYLCCGCFGYAAFGNDTPGNILTGFGFYEPYWLIDFANACVVLHLVGGYQAVPNVNYLSASLACL; this is encoded by the exons ATGGGTGGTGAGGAAGAAGATCAGGAATCACCTTTACTAGGAAGCGCTTCTCAACCTGATGAACCTGAGGAGCCTCTCAAAAGAACAG GGACCATATGGACTTCAATAGCATATATAATAACAGGAGTGATTGGGGCAGGAGTTTTGTCTCTTGCATGGACTGTGGCTCAACTAGGGTGGATCGCAGGTCCATTACTCATGATAGTGTTTGCAGGCATCACAATTATTTCTACAAACCTTCTATGTGATTGCTATAGACACCCAGATCCTGAATGTGGCCCTGCTAGAATTCGGTCCTATATGGAAGCTGTCAAGGTGTATTTAG GAGAGAAGAGCCAGAAGGTGAGTGGAGTGCTTGTGCTGGAGGGCTTATGGGGGGGTGCAGCTGCCTATGTCATTACGGCTGCTACCAGCATGAG GGCAATTCAGAAATCAAACTGCTATCACAAAGAAGGGCACCAAGCTCTATGTGCATATGGTGATACTTTTTATATGCTGCTCTTTGGACTTGTTCAGATTGTTATGTCACAGATTCCAGATTTCCATAAAATGGAATGGCTTTCGGTTGTTGCTGCAATGATGTCCTTTACCTACTCTTTTATTGGAATAGCACTTGGCTTTGCAAAAGTAATAG AAAATGGGAAGATTATGGGAAGCATTACAGGAGTCCCGGCTTCTACTCTTGCCAATAAACTTTGGTTAGTCTTCGAAGCATTTGGGGACATTGCTTTTGCCTATCCGTACTCAATTATTGTTCTTGAGATCCAG GATACTTTAAAGTCCCCTCCCCCAGAAAACCAGACCATGAAGAGGGCCTCAATGGTTGCCATTTTTGTCACAACCTGTTTCTACCTCTGCTGTGGATGCTTTGGATATGCAGCCTTTGGAAATGATACACCAGGAAACATATTGACAGGATTTGGTTTCTATGAACCTTATTGGCTCATTGATTTTGCTAATGCCTGCGTTGTTCTTCATTTGGTAGGAGGATATCAG GCAGTGCCGAATGTTAATTACCTCTCTGCATCCTTGGCTTGCTTGTAG